In Canis lupus dingo isolate Sandy chromosome 33, ASM325472v2, whole genome shotgun sequence, a single genomic region encodes these proteins:
- the LOC118353202 gene encoding putative protein FAM172B, which yields MKCKKKKKIAEVIGRRRLWLELEFVRLLLQYLGTGPVLETPSLWLPVTQELSFQKFLEQSDFLEELKYDFNEKAELRHTETQRPFVFNYYKNVLERNSKRYQALGHLLAQYIYELLEKVCKLQKVYIPPEADKEPRSFFFMSEKALLTSHRSILLVLLQDHGVFRAGQWSQQAIIHHGLQHGSQIPCIQMALQAHYDVIVLNPNDNFVDLKMEKEWKGLLTQNIGSSSLKMVQAENVLSLQQPLQYIPKRCSNTPEEHMAYIWDYFISKTESKDVAFIVHGYGGLVFMDLLVRRKWEVMNKVYAVALIDSDHHVGHQLGSDVQLLAWIKHHCREWVTSPKPLDKPAATVLKKEFPIVSAGTEEHNLAPSSSLQSIFKYLKKALKAKTTINFSRVPVVTRSSTKRKQSA from the exons atgaaatgcaaaaaaaaaaaaaaaattgcggAGGTAATAGGACGTCGACGGCTGTGGCTTGAGCTGGAATTCGTTCGACTTCTATTACAGTACTTAGGAACCGGCCCGGTTCTCGAGACACCCAGTCtg tggTTACCAGTGACTCAGGAGCTGAGCTTCCAAAAATTTCTTGAACAATCTGACTTCCTAGAAGAACTTAAATATGACTTCAATGAAAAAGCTGAGTTGAGACACACGGAGACACAAAGGCCTTTTGTCTTtaactattataaaaatgttcttgAGAGGAATAGCAAGCGCTACCAGGCCCTTGGCCATTTGCTTGCACAATACATTTATGAGCTTTTGGAGAAAGTATGCAAATTACAAAAAGTGTATATCCCACCAGAGGCTGATAAGGAACCAAGAAGCTTCTTTTTCATGAGTGAGAAAGCATTATTAACAAGTCATCGTTCtattcttcttgttcttcttcaagACCATGGGGTCTTTAGAGCTGGTCAATGGAGTCAGCAGGCAATAATACATCATGGTCTCCAACATGGAAGTCAGATACCATGTATTCAAATGGCCTTGCAGGCCCATTATGATGTAATTGTGCTAAATCCCAATGACAATTTTGTGGACCTAAAGATGGAAAAAGAGTGGAAAGGCCTTTTAACACAAAATATTGGGTCCTCTTCCCTAAAAATGGTTCAGGCAGAGAATGTTTTATCTCTCCAGCAACCTCTCCAGTACATCCCTAAAAGATGCAGCAACACCCCTGAAGAACACATGGCTTACATTTGGGATTACTTCATTTCAAAGACTGAAAGCAAGGATGTTGCTTTCATAGTACATGGTTATGGAGGATTGGTTTTTATGGACTTACTCGTACGTAGAAAGTGGGAAGTGATGAACAAAGTATATGCTGTTGCACTTATTGACTCCGACCATCATGTAGGACACCAGCTGGGGAGCGATGTACAGTTATTAGCCTGGATAAAGCACCACTGCCGTGAATGGGTAACAAGTCCTAAGCCTTTGGATAAACCTGCAGctactgttttaaaaaaggagttcCCTATAGTTTCAGCTGGTACAGAAGAACACAACTTAGCCCCTTCCTCTAGCCTTCAGtccatttttaaatacttgaaaaaagcTTTGAAAGCCAAAACAACTATTAATTTCTCCCGAGTGCCGGTAGTAACTAGAAGCTccacaaaaagaaagcaaagcgcTTAA
- the TRMT10C gene encoding tRNA methyltransferase 10 homolog C, whose protein sequence is MSALIRFALTPNGLEGSYMSVFLKMNGSIILRSLDRFLVPFTIPRKRRVLCSGVLQRYLSSKIPAVSYPNKESTSPPEKLELDSWKITMKSSVQDVSADSGSKDEDPVVAMKELIEMWRLLGREVPEHISEEELKTAMECVSKSSKKKYLRYLYIKEKAKKARQTKKELKAATKEKAIKDQLLETTKEDKQQNFLFLRLWDRNMDTAMGWKGAQAMQFGQPLVFDMDYGNYMKPKELRNTVCQLLESEGWNRRDVDPFHIYFCNLQVGGVYHKELVRRYEEKWSKLLLTTTEKSYVDLFPKDSIIYLTADSPNVMTTFKHDKIYVVGSFVDKGTQKGISLAKAKRLKLATECLPLDRYLQWDTGTKNLTLDQMMRILLCLKNTGSWEEALRFVPKRKHAGYLEISPSSQEELVNRLKRSKTFNSFPKDSLKIHTQKRWLK, encoded by the exons ATGAGTGCACTGATCAGATTTGCACTAACTCCAAATGGGTTAGAG GGGTCTTACATGTCTGTTTTCCTCAAAATGAATGGTAGTATCATCTTAAGATCTTTGGACAGATTTTTGGTGCCATTTACCATTCCTAGGAAGAGAAGGGTTTTATGTTCAGGAGTTCTGCAACGATACTTGTCTTCCAAGATACCAGCTGTGTCCTATCCCAATAAGGAGAGTACATCACCTCCTGAAAAGCTGGAATTGGATAGTTGGAAAATTACGATGAAATCTAGTGTGCAAGATGTTTCAGCTGACTCAGGTAGCAAAGATGAAGATCCTGTAGTTGCCATGAAGGAGTTAATTGAGATGTGGAGATTGCTTGGCAGAGAAGTACCAGAACACATCAGTGAAGAAGAACTCAAAACTGCCATGGAATGTGTTTCtaaatcatcaaagaaaaaatacttaagatatttatatatcaaggaaaaagcaaaaaaagctaggcaaacaaaaaaggaattgaaagcagcaacaaaggaaaaagcaataaaagaccAGCTGCTAGAAACCACTAAGGAAGATAAACAGCAAAACTTTCTATTTCTACGACTTTGGGATAGGAATATGGACACTGCCATGGGCTGGAAAGGTGCTCAGGCCATGCAATTCGGGCAGCCTTTGGTTTTTGACATGGATTATGGTAACTATATGAAACCAAAAGAACTTCGGAATACTGTTTGCCAACTTTTAGAATCTGAAGGATGGAACAGAAGAGATGTCGAtcctttccatatttatttctgCAACCTTCAAGTAGGTGGTGTTTATCATAAAGAGTTAGTTAGACGTTATGAAGAAAAATGGAGTAAATTGCttttaacaacaacagaaaagtcTTACGTAGATTTATTCCCAAAGGatagtattatatatttaactGCAGATTCTCCCAATGTTATGACTACTTTCAAGCATGATAAAATTTACGTGGTGGGGTCTTTTGTTGATAAAGGAACGCAGAAAGGCATATCCCTAGCCAAAGCAAAACGGCTGAAGCTGGCAACAGAATGCCTTCCATTAGATAGATATTTACAGTGGGATACTGGTACCAAAAATCTCACCTTAGATCAAATGATGCGTATTTTGTTATGCCTGAAAAACACTGGTAGTTGGGAAGAGGCTCTGAGGTTTGTTCCTAAGAGAAAACATGCTGGTTATCTGGAGATATCTCCGTCTTCTCAAGAAGAGCTTGTCAACAGATTGAAGAGGTCAAAGACTTTTAATTCATTTCCAAAAGACTctctaaaaatacacacacagaaaaggtgGCTTAAATGA